The genomic region ACAGCAACCAGCAATGACAGCGATGCAAGAATACGGGGATGCGACAGAACAAAGCAGCAGATCCTCGATCATGAGCTCCACACCACGGCCTCCAACGCTGTCACCAGGAACCACACGCAGTAAAATCATCAGGAAACTTCGAAGAGCGCCTCGATCTCCGGCCATACTTAACAGCCATCTTCTTCTGAAGCCGGTACGCGCGCAGGCTAGTCGTCGACACACGGCAATCACAGCAACACGGGCAACGCAGCTCATGGCGCAGTTCTGCTTTGATACGGGACGGCGCTCGTCGCGCACCGACACAACCACACGCGGCGAGAGAGCCACGCCTTCCACGAGCCGCACacgctccgccgccagccgcCGCTAAACGGGAGCAACGCGCAATCGCCTCGACACCGcgcacgcggcagcgcagccgacTTACCGGCGCCACAACGCGCTCCGCTGCCACAGAGAGTTCCTCTTCGCCTTTGCCGGCcagcggcgtctgcgccgcaCACTCCcttgccgcagcggcgctggcggcatcACCCTCCAACCACACCGTCGCAACAGCGCTCCACACGGGCGATCAGCCGCACAACAACAGACTCTACGCCGCGCCTCTCAGCACTGCGCCTCACCAGTCGTCGAGTATGAGCGCCAtcatgtgcgcatgggagtgcctcgtgttggcgtgtgggtgacggcgccgctcacggctggggggcgcctctgcatcaccgcgcttcctcgacaaCCACCCATGACCCGCGCGCCAACGTGCagtagagagaggagtggggcacATGATGAGGCATCGGCAcagaaggcggctgcgctgccagagggcgcgcgcacacacagacatgtacacacgcacatacacacatatatatgtatatacatataccggcacgcacacgcatgcgggtgcacacacctgcacgcacacggcgcggcagcaccacgggcagcagcaaagagcgccgcctgcaccccctATACCCTGCCCTcacggggaggagggggacggcagtcgcggcggtgacgctgttggTTTTCACGAGTCGGTCAACGGAAGCAAGCATAATagcgagcaggcacgcgcgcaggaaggcgtaccgcaaagcaaacagaggggaagcaagagaggagacagaagcgcacgcacgccctccgccctGCCAGGCGAGGACAACAAGCGAGCGGTCCGCGAGGACAACGTAATGCGAGGCGTTTGGCGGTGTTGTCGGTACATAATATACCTACACagccatatatatatatagagagagagagtcataTGTAGAGATcaacatatatatatatatatgcacctgccgttttgctgttgggtgggtgtgctgaTTCGCATGACTGTGCGAATCAGCGAGCCATGCACTTGcttctcaccgcctccattccaccacgcacaagccggcgcatgcgcgcctaCAGCCACGGCGCCCCTACGCCctgtggcacggcggccacatccgcgtcgccgaggacgagccgtcctgccgctgcgccgggccgcactgcacgccgcgctcccAGCGGGGCCGCCCTCAGGGTCGTGCCccaggggcggaggcggtggcctctgtcggtggggagggcgcagcagtgcgtggcaggtggtggtcgtcgtacacgccgcacgagccgaGGGAGAATGTTGCccagccgcaggtcagggCCCTGTGAGACCCCGCagtctgcctgcatgccgtgcttctccccctccgtctcctgaaggccgctgcatcacgtcacatgcggcgtggcgactcCCCACGGTGGAGCGTGGAGGattcggtggtgtgcgccagcaacgaagCCATCGAAACAAttcgcacaagagagaggcgaggagacacagcgacacggggggcgcacacgcagacggactCGAGCCAGACGCCAGAggagcgagcagcaacgcagccccgcctctgctccgctccgccttcgcactcgctcgtaccgccgcgcatttgcccgtcctgcttcgcctgcagtcccctgcccgcgtgtgtcggcgtgtatgtgcgtatgcgcgtgctctgctgcgcggctgctgcccttgcctgcgtcgtcgccacagtccgccgccaccgccagcacacgcgcacatgaggggcggggggtgcggggagcgacgagaggcgcagaggggcacgcgcacgcacacgcacacaccacgcttctctctgcgcgcagaagagaacagCAAGCATGAGCGAGCTCGAGGGAGACGAGCGTCGAGTAAAGCGAGAGCGCGGGGCGGCACCCGCGACCACCGCACGAAAACAGAGACacgccaacagcggcagccttagtgagggagggccgcgggggccgctcacggaacgagggggaggacggtgacaggggcgcatgcgcctgcgcacacgcacacgccgtgtaccaccacgcaggcatgcacgaggtgctgcagtcgcccctcggcagcggtgcccatgcacggccgtgccgctgctgcctgcgcacgctcgcccgctctgtcttcttcccgcaaccgccaccacctcctctggcacctcgcaccctccccctcgcccgtctccgtgtccgcgcagtccaccgggcgcgcgagggggacaccagaaacacgcgcggccgccgcggcggggcgcgtAGCTGGGGAAGGGCGGGCGCGTCACCGATGCCGTGggcggctctccgcctcccgccatccctgccacggcgtcggcttctcccctgcgtcgcgcctgcctgcccatcCCAGCTGGGGCAttcgccgcacgccttcgctctccctttcccgcgCACACGGTCCGGCCCCCGGCGACCCCCCTGCCGGCACCccgcgccttcctccgccaccgcgctccgccaacggtgcgccgggcggccgtcacgggggcacgtcccagcagctgctgagggcgagcagctcacaggggagggtgagcgggtgggggtcagtgggcggaaggcggcatgcgtcggcgtgtgggcgcgcagtgtgtgtgcgctgcccactgcatggcgccggccgccgcgcgcatgagcacggcaacacaacgcgagggaacggagacgccgacgagagccgcgcgtgggaggaggaagggaagacgcACAAAGCCACACTCGtcacgagacgcacgcgcacagcgagggcaatgcgaggcagcgggaaaagagagagcgaggcgacgacagcgcgggcgagagcgactcctcgccatgtgcgcggagagcgggtgcgtgcacgcacgcgcgacagggcagcgagagggctGGGCCCGCGAAGGGCAGACACGGGAACCAGCAGCCTTCGCaccctcatcctcgctgtcaccagctccaccacgagcacgcctgtgTGGAGGGGCCGCGCCGCTATCAAGCTCGCCCTCCACTCCGTCCTGTTACCTCCATCCTACTcttgcgctgtcggcgactCCGGCTTCTCGTTCGCTTTAGTGGCCGGGACCGTGCACGGGAGCAGCAGGATGATCATGTTGAGGATATCCAGTATCCAGGCCAGCAGGAAGAGAACGAACCCGGCAGCATAATAGCTGACCTCCTTGAGAGGAGGGCAACGGGGACTCTCTCCCTTGTTGTATGTCACCACCATGGCCGCCCACACAATGAACAAGGTGACCGCGCCAACGAtgttcagcgccaggcaaACCCAGCGGTGAATAGTGCAGCCGTACAGCAAAACTAAGCCCATGACAAAGGCCGCGAAGTAAACAAAGATGGAGATGATGGCGAACGCCTGCGCAATGCGGAAATGGGTGAGACGCTGAGGGCAGTTATGGAACGTTTCATCGATGTAGGAAAAATATCCTGACGAGGTGCATGTGAACCTCTCCCCCCACAGGGTGATGCAAGATGTATCAAACCCTGTACTCGGCATGCGAAACATGTCCACCGGCgtgcccaccagcaccagaagGAGCGCCACGAACTGCACGACCACGTAGACAACGAGGGGGATACTGTATGCCATTGGCGAAAagggacaagagcgagagactgAGAGGAGtggcgccgaggcagacgcgagaaccaacggcgggggtgcgggcgAGACGCTGCCACACAGCGGATGACaaatgaggaggcggaaacaaagacgcaggagggggcagatgggagagcgggagagagcggaggagagtcgaggcgtggcgacgcgatgtcttggttgcggtggcgtgtgcgcgc from Leishmania major strain Friedlin complete genome, chromosome 34 harbors:
- a CDS encoding putative amastin-like surface protein; translation: MAYSIPLVVYVVVQFVALLLVLVGTPVDMFRMPSTGFDTSCITLWGERFTCTSSGYFSYIDETFHNCPQRLTHFRIAQAFAIISIFVYFAAFVMGLVLLYGCTIHRWVCLALNIVGAVTLFIVWAAMVVTYNKGESPRCPPLKEVSYYAAGFVLFLLAWILDILNMIILLLPCTVPATKANEKPESPTAQE